In a genomic window of Alphaproteobacteria bacterium:
- a CDS encoding type I restriction-modification enzyme R subunit C-terminal domain-containing protein: NLVSEYSHEMAVADGVNVGYEVFIIDTKVTQQGATLWKDEYIEHRERLSRKKRMELQDEDEAYSKQQLDKEVVNPNQIRTIIRSFKENLPDIFKDRYDINGHFEVPKTLIFAKTDSHANDIIDIVREEFAEENKFCKKITYKTDEDPKSVLSQFRNSYHPRIAVTVDMIATGTDVKPLECLLFMRDVKSKNYFEQMKGRGTRTIDLDTLRKVTPTAKFTKDHFVIVDAIGVCKSLKTDSRPLEQMPGIPLKDLLQAIAVGARDEELYTSLANRLTRLDKQITEKERKQFAEKADGKTVSQVVKELLNAFNPDIIEGIQQKIEVEMAGESPQAKHSSFIFHHSALLNEAARVFNGELNEYIENVRRAHEQKIDLLNPDEVIFLGWDKDNADKARELITSFSEWMQQHKDELTALQIFYNQPFRRRELTYTMIKEVLEKLQNDKPLLAPLHVWRAYEALGECNGSPRNELTAIVSLIRKISGLDATLTAYDKTVDKNFQDWVWKRH, from the coding sequence ACATCGTGAACGCCTGAGCCGGAAAAAGAGAATGGAGTTGCAGGATGAAGATGAAGCATACTCCAAACAGCAACTGGACAAAGAGGTGGTAAATCCGAATCAAATAAGAACTATTATACGATCCTTCAAAGAAAATCTACCGGATATCTTCAAAGACCGTTATGATATAAACGGACATTTTGAAGTACCCAAAACCCTGATTTTTGCCAAAACCGACAGCCATGCCAACGATATCATTGATATTGTAAGAGAAGAATTTGCCGAAGAAAACAAATTCTGTAAAAAAATTACTTACAAAACTGATGAAGACCCTAAATCTGTCTTGTCTCAATTTCGTAATTCTTATCATCCACGTATTGCAGTTACAGTGGATATGATAGCTACCGGAACAGATGTAAAACCCCTGGAATGTTTGCTTTTTATGCGGGATGTAAAAAGCAAAAACTACTTTGAACAAATGAAGGGCAGAGGCACACGGACTATTGATCTGGACACATTGCGAAAAGTAACACCTACTGCAAAATTCACCAAAGACCATTTTGTAATTGTGGATGCTATCGGGGTATGCAAGAGTTTGAAAACCGACAGCCGTCCTTTGGAACAGATGCCAGGTATCCCGCTTAAAGATTTGTTACAAGCCATTGCCGTGGGTGCAAGGGATGAAGAACTGTATACTTCATTGGCCAACCGCCTTACCCGTCTCGACAAACAAATTACAGAAAAAGAAAGAAAGCAGTTTGCCGAGAAAGCTGATGGGAAAACGGTTTCACAGGTAGTTAAAGAGCTCTTGAATGCTTTTAATCCGGATATAATTGAGGGAATTCAACAAAAAATAGAAGTTGAAATGGCTGGGGAAAGCCCTCAGGCTAAACATTCATCATTTATCTTTCATCATTCAGCATTATTAAACGAAGCTGCCAGGGTATTTAACGGTGAGCTCAACGAATATATTGAAAATGTTCGCAGGGCACACGAACAAAAAATTGATCTCTTAAATCCTGATGAAGTGATATTTCTGGGTTGGGACAAGGATAATGCAGACAAGGCCAGAGAACTAATTACAAGCTTTTCTGAATGGATGCAGCAACACAAGGATGAATTGACAGCTTTGCAAATTTTCTACAACCAACCTTTCCGCAGACGTGAACTGACTTATACCATGATAAAGGAAGTCTTGGAAAAGCTGCAAAATGACAAGCCCTTGCTTGCTCCCTTGCATGTTTGGCGGGCGTATGAAGCCTTGGGTGAATGCAACGGCTCTCCACGAAATGAATTGACTGCCATTGTATCTCTTATACGCAAAATAAGCGGACTGGATGCCACATTGACGGCTTATGATAAAACGGTGGACAAAAACTTTCAGGACTGGGTATGGAAACGCCAC